One segment of Macrotis lagotis isolate mMagLag1 chromosome 1, bilby.v1.9.chrom.fasta, whole genome shotgun sequence DNA contains the following:
- the CTSA gene encoding lysosomal protective protein — MGPAALLPLLLPLLGPGPAGAAPEKDEILRLPGLAKQPAFRQYSGYLDVADGKHLHYWFVESQNDPPSDPVVLWLNGGPGCSSLDGLLTEHGPFLIQPDGNTLEYNPYSWNLNANMLYLESPAGVGFSYSDDKNYVTNDTEVAQNNYEALQKFFHLFPEFRSNQLFLTGESYAGIYIPTLAMLVMQDPSMNLQGLAVGNGLSCYEQNDNSLVYFAYYHGLLGNRLWSALQTHCCSQGKCNFHDNQNPACISFLMEVNRIVSNSGLNIYNLYAPCAGGVPGHSRYEKDTLVIQDMGNLFTRLPTKPLWHQALTRTATRVRLDPPCTNTTAPSTYLNNISVRKALHIPESVPRWDMCNFLVNSNYQRLYQTMNEQYLKLLSVQKYRILIYNGDVDMACNFMGDEWFVDSLNQKVEVQRRPWLVPDGNGEQIAGFVKEFANIAFLTVKGAGHMVPTDKPLAALTFITRFLTKEPY; from the exons ATGGGCCCGGCCgcgctgctgccgctgctgctgcctCTGCTGGGCCCGGGCCCGGCCGGGGCGGCGCCCGAGAAGGACGAGATCCTCCGGCTCCCGGGCCTGGCCAAGCAGCCGGCCTTCCGCCAGTACTCCGGATACCTGGACGTCGCGGACGGCAAACACTTGCACTACTG GTTTGTGGAATCCCAGAACGACCCTCCCAGTGACCCCGTGGTTCTGTGGCTCAATGGGGGCCCGGGGTGCAGCTCCCTAGACGGGCTCCTCACTGAGCATGGCCCCTTCTTG ATTCAGCCAGATGGAAATACCTTGGAATATAACCCTTATTCCTGGAACTTG AATGCTAATATGCTGTACCTCGAAAGCCCTGCCGGTGTGGGCTTCTCTTATTCTGATGACAAGAACTACGTGACCAATGACACTGAG GTTGCGCAAAACAACTATGAAGCACTTCAAAAATTCTTCCACCTCTTCCCTGAGTTCCGCAGCAATCAATTGTTTCTTACTGGGGAGAGTTATGCTGGCATCTACATCCCTACACTGGCTATGTTGGTCATGCAGGATCCCAGCATGAATCTGCAG GGCCTGGCTGTGGGCAATGGACTCTCATGCTATGAACAGAATGATAACTCTTTGGTCTACTTTGCCTATTATCATGGGCTGTTGGGCAACAG GTTATGGTCCGCCCTTCAGACTCACTGCTGTTCCCAGGGGAAGTGCAATTTCCATGACAACCAGAACCCAGCATGTATTTCTTTT CTGATGGAGGTGAATCGTATTGTAAGCAATTCAGGGCTCAACATCTACAACCTGTATGCTCCCTGTGCTGGTGGAGTTCCTGGTCACAGCAG GTATGAGAAGGATACATTAGTAATACAGGATATGGGGAATCTCTTCACTCGATTGCCAACCAAGCCATTGTGGCACCAG GCACTGACGAGAACTGCAACAAGGGTACGACTGGACCCACCCTGTACCAACACTACAGCACCCTCCACCTATCTAAACAACATCTCTGTGCGAAAAGCTCTACATATACCTGAATCTGTCCCACGCTGGGACATGTGCAA CTTTCTGGTGAATAGTAACTATCAACGCCTCTATCAGACCATGAATGAGCAATACCTCAAACTTCTCAGTGTGCAG AAGTACCGCATCCTGATCTACAATGGGGATGTAGACATGGCTTGTAACTTCATGGGAGATGAGTGGTTTGTGGATTCCTTGAACCAAAAG GTGGAGGTACAGCGACGGCCATGGCTAGTGCCCGATGGTAATGGGGAGCAAATTGCTGGCTTTGTGAAGGAGTTCGCCAACATTGCCTTCCTCACTGTTAAG GGAGCCGGTCACATGGTACCCACCGACAAGCCCCTGGCAGCTTTAACTTTTATCACAAGATTCTTGACAAAGGAACCCTACTAA
- the NEURL2 gene encoding LOW QUALITY PROTEIN: neuralized-like protein 2 (The sequence of the model RefSeq protein was modified relative to this genomic sequence to represent the inferred CDS: deleted 2 bases in 1 codon): protein MARSGPRLVPGPKIAPGARLPPARRRQMAAAPAPAPGPAGGPPRREPPPTRFHEVHGANIRVDASGTRATRVESFANGLCFSREPLAPGQVFLVEIEEKELGWCGHLRLGLTALDPGSLAPVPEYSLPDLVSLGRTWVFAITRHHNRVAAEGGPEEPPGRPPGLPEEPYLHIEQLRIPRDRLVGRSRPGRYSHLLDQLYELNVLPPTARRSRLGVLFCPRPDGTADMHILINGEDMGPSARGLPAAQPLYAVVDVFASTKSVRLVQLEYGLPSLQTLCRIVIQRSVTHRLAIDGLHLPTGLKDFCKYE, encoded by the exons ATGGCCCGCTCCGGCCCGCGCCTGGTCCCGGGGCCCAAAATAGCCCCTGGCGCCCGCCTC CCCCCCGCCAGACGCCGGCAGATGGCCGCGGCCCCGGCACCCGCCCCGGGCCCGGCCGGAGGGCCGCCGCGCCGGGAGCCGCCCCCGACCCGTTTCCACGAGGTCCACGGGGCCAACATCCGCGTGGACGCCTCGGGGACGCGGGCCACGCGCGTGGAGAGCTTCGCGAACGGCCTGTGCTTCAGCCGCGAGCCGCTGGCGCCCGGTCAGGTCTTCCTGGTGGAGATCGAGGAGAAGGAGCTGGGCTGGTGCGGCCACCTGCGCCTGGGCCTGACCGCGCTGGACCCCGGCAGCCTGGCCCCCGTGCCCGAGTACTCGCTGCCCGACCTGGTCAGCCTGGGCCGGACCTGGGTGTTCGCCATCACGCGCCACCACAACCGCGTGGCGGCCGAGGGCGGCCCGGAGGAGCCGCCGGGCCGCCCCCCGGGCCTGCCGGAGGAGCCCTACCTGCACATCGAGCAGCTGAGGATCCCCCGCGACCGCCTGGTGGGCCGCAGCCGGCCCGGCCGCTACAGCCACCTGCTGGACCAGCTCTACGAGCTCAACGTGCTGCCGCCCACGGCGCGCCGCAGCCGGCTCGGGGTCCTCTTCTGCCCGCGGCCGGACGGCACGGCCGACATGCACATCCTCATCAACGGGGAGGACATGGGCCCCAGCGCGCGCGGGCTGCCCGCCGCCCAGCCCCTCTACGCCGTGGTGGACGTCTTCGCGTCCACCAAGAGCGTGCGCCTGGTCCAGCTGGAGTACGGCT TGCCTTCCCTTCAGACCCTGTGCAGAATTGTCATTCAGAGAAGTGTGACACACCGGCTTGCCATAGATGGGCTCCACCTGCCCACAGGGCTCAAGGATTTCTGCAAGTATGAGTGA
- the SPATA25 gene encoding spermatogenesis-associated protein 25: MSYFMTQRAHSGLLTPGQGGAGPPSSSLSLYGPMEPVVVAPGGPGPLSQKAERQAVPQSWGHSLPTPEPGICPGGAGWEPLRRKEYHGRYCRKFPHVRQLENLGWEDGCPRGRVPQLAGGQMGGLGGHGPLLLCGLSPGALLVPKEAGGKEPGSQPDICILTLAMMIAGIPTVPVPGLREEDMIRAAQAFMMAHPEPEGVTEGRWGQAQSHMVLGQAPMVGPRRSQGPGSCL; encoded by the exons ATGTCCTACTTCATGACACAGAGAGCTCATTCGGGTCTCCTTACTCCTGGCCAAG GTGGGGCAGGCCCTCCAAGCTCCTCTCTCAGCCTCTATGGTCCCATGGAGCCAGTGGTGGTGGCCCCTGGAGGGCCAGGTCCACTGAGCCAGAAAGCTGAGCGTCAGGCAGTTCCCCAGTCCTGGGGTCATTCTCTACCTACACCAGAGCCTGGGATCTGCCCAGGGGGGGCTGGCTGGGAGCCGCTTCGGCGGAAAGAGTATCATGGCAGATACTGCAGAAAGTTTCCTCATGTGAGGCAGCTTGAGAACCTGGGCTGGGAGGATGGTTGCCCACGGGGCAGGGTCCCTCAGTTGGCTGGAGGGCAGATGGGAGGCCTTGGGGGGCATGGGCCATTGCTGCTCTGTGGGCTATCTCCAGGGGCCCTGCTAGTGCCCAAAGAGGCAGGAGGCAAAGAGCCTGGTTCCCAGCCTGACATCTGCATCCTCACATTGGCTATGATGATTGCTGGCATCCCCACTGTGCCTGTCCCAGGCCTGAGGGAAGAGGACATGATCCGGGCAGCCCAGGCCTTCATGATGGCCCATCCAGAACCTGAGGGGGTtactgaggggaggtggggtCAGGCCCAATCTCACATGGTGCTTGGCCAGGCCCCAATGGTGGGACCCAGAAGGAGTCAGGGTCCTGGTTCCTGCTTGTAG
- the ZSWIM1 gene encoding zinc finger SWIM domain-containing protein 1 encodes MALTALKELQAGGQASLLAFEMGRNSQMASLSYQSPHMRQVFRRFPEVLFINRTHNPRGKILYTFLVDGPRVQPENRLTRMVYFSIPVKENTEELVQLLHTFKKFNPEWERICTILVDPYFSLLPVLAMEFPSAEILLSAFHVCKFFQGKFHRLALEHSVKKLLLTTLKNTMCSATASNLKKMHTLLSDSVPLDLQADLHLSWLLDDRIWLAHRWRSKAESICYFQDLEITTRILSRFFGIELSLERSILSLLGYLKQNVEKDGVSNPELSIPANCTPPEPSAEMTKPQEVEACVQHSLQTICAEPAAQLCLGEFAVVQRSVQLIGSSTDKVNVQILEDIHEVHPQDPGSCTCRFSQTFGLPCRHILTVLSSRQQVLQPEMLPEQWKSGGCGTPPESVASLTNILGSRWNGALEKELVVAFLTGEVRRLLLQCSRQEFERRYNTLRELADSWIGPYFQVQV; translated from the coding sequence ATGGCCCTCACCGCCCTGAAGGAGCTGCAGGCCGGGGGCCAGGCCTCCTTGCTGGCCTTTGAGATGGGCCGGAACTCCCAGATGGCCTCCCTGAGCTACCAGTCCCCTCATATGCGCCAGGTCTTCCGGAGATTCCCCGAAGTGCTGTTCATAAACCGCACGCACAATCCCCGAGGCAAAATACTGTACACCTTCCTGGTGGATGGCCCCAGGGTGCAGCCTGAGAACCGCCTGACCAGGATGGTGTATTTCTCCATCCCAGTCAAGGAGAATACTGAGGAGTTGGTTCAGCTTCTCCATACGTTCAAGAAGTTTAACCCTGAGTGGGAGAGAATTTGCACCATCCTAGTGGATCCTTATTTCTCCCTGCTGCCTGTCCTAGCTATGGAATTTCCATCTGCAGAGATACTTCTGTCTGCCTTTCACGTATGTAAGTTTTTTCAGGGAAAGTTCCACCGACTTGCCCTGGAGCACTCAGTGAAGAAGCTGCTTCTCACCACCCTGAAGAACACTATGTGTTCAGCCACAGCCAGTAACCTGAAGAAAATGCACACTCTCCTTAGTGACTCCGTGCCCCTGGACCTGCAGGCTGACCTTCACCTGAGCTGGCTGCTAGATGACCGGATCTGGCTGGCACACAGGTGGAGGAGCAAGGCCGAGAGCATCTGCTACTTTCAGGATCTCGAGATCACAACCCGAATCTTAAGCCGATTCTTTGGTATCGAGTTGTCTTTGGAAAGGAGTATCCTTTCCCTGCTAGGGTATTTGAAGCAGAATGTGGAGAAGGATGGGGTCTCCAACCCAGAGCTGAGCATCCCAGCCAACTGTACCCCACCAGAGCCTTCTGCAGAAATGACCAAGCCCCAAGAGGTGGAAGCCTGCGTCCAACATTCCTTGCAAACCATTTGTGCTGAACCTGCTGCCCAGCTCTGCTTGGGAGAGTTTGCTGTGGTCCAGAGATCTGTACAGCTAATTGGCTCAAGCACAGACAAGGTGAACGTCCAGATCTTAGAGGACATTCATGAAGTACATCCTCAAGACCCAGGCAGCTGTACCTGTCGCTTCAGCCAAACATTTGGCCTGCCCTGCCGCCATATCCTGACTGTCCTTAGCTCCCGCCAGCAAGTGCTGCAACCTGAAATGCTGCCTGAACAGTGGAAATCTGGTGGCTGTGGGACACCCCCAGAAAGTGTAGCGAGCCTGACCAATATCCTGGGCAGTAGGTGGAATGGAGCCCTAGAGAAGGAGCTGGTGGTAGCTTTCCTCACTGGGGAGGTGAGGCGGCTTTTACTTCAGTGTAGCCGACAAGAGTTTGAGCGACGCTACAATACCCTCCGTGAGCTGGCAGATAGCTGGATTGGACCTTATTTCCAAGTTCAAGTCTag